Proteins encoded together in one Triticum dicoccoides isolate Atlit2015 ecotype Zavitan chromosome 7B, WEW_v2.0, whole genome shotgun sequence window:
- the LOC119342025 gene encoding translation initiation factor IF-2-like — MAPEFGWWPMSPWLSPGAASFIFFNVLVGAIAVMSSSRGPEPAARRKLVRTASTVVLESLRSISNFPFHSLGDYAVAAYSAPASSQLHHVQAQYYSTTIQEQEARGVDRVEPEPASVAQEEAVVAATTATSPQSAPVAAPAAQEVKRMVEPEPAPVAQEETVAAATTTTSPQSAAPAALDASAAATQGEVEDGESISLDEAYALARAGRQSAADTVATVPKKAKGRGAYGCGRGTEDVEGKAEVDARAEQFIRQFREELKLERINSILNHTHALRRTAGAR, encoded by the coding sequence ATGGCGCCGGAGTTTGGGTGGTGGCCGATGTCGCCGTGGCTGAGCCCGGGCGCGGCGTCGTTCATCTTCTTCAACGTCCTCGTCGGCGCCATCGCGGTCATGTCGTCGTCCCGGGGGCCGGAACCGGCCGCCCGGCGCAAGCTCGTTCGCACGGCCTCGACCGTCGTGCTGGAGAGCCTGCGTTCGATCTCCAACTTCCCCTTCCACTCGCTGGGCGACTACGCCGTCGCCGCGTACTCTGCACCGGCGTCGTCGCAGCTCCACCACGTGCAAGCCCAGTACTATAGTACTACGATCCAAGAGCAAGAAGCACGTGGGGTCGACAGGGTGGAGCCCGAGCCGGCATCAGTCGCCCAAGAAGAAGCTGTAGTGGCGGCCACAACAGCCACCTCGCCGCAGAGCGCGCCTGTCGCGGCACCGGCGGCACAGGAGGTGAAAAGGATGGTGGAGCCCGAGCCAGCACCAGTCGCCCAAGAAGAAACCGTAGCGGCGGCCACAACAACCACCTCGCCGCAGAGCGCGGCACCGGCAGCACTCGACGCGTCCGCGGCGGCGACTCAGGGCGAGGTCGAAGACGGGGAGTCCATCAGCTTGGACGAGGCATACGCGCTGGCGCGCGCAGGGCGGCAGTCCGCCGCCGACACGGTGGCCACGGTGCCAAAGAAGGCCAAGGGGCGAGGAGCCTACGGATGCGGGCGGGGAACGGAGGACGTCGAAGGGAAGGCGGAGGTGGACGCGCGGGCGGAGCAGTTCATCCGGCAGTTCCGGGAGGAGCTCAAGCTGGAGCGCATCAACTCCATCCTCAACCACACCCACGCGCTGCGCCGCACCGCAGGGGCACGCTAG